In the Nitrososphaerales archaeon genome, one interval contains:
- a CDS encoding iron-containing redox enzyme family protein, whose translation MLVKRIDQEIEKRSLLKHPFYRMWSEGKLSMESLQGYAREYFHLVKRVPFMVERLAAQNHDESILENLIEEREHIEPWIKFAAALGVKREELENYEASHKTQDSVERMVHLMGTFENGIAAMYAYESEIPKISRSKIDGLAKFYNISDDTATEYFRIHESVDVKHAAVWRKMLAKLPKDKHEDAFNSAVSSLVAQNAVLDAVYENYVK comes from the coding sequence ATGCTTGTAAAAAGAATTGATCAGGAGATAGAGAAAAGAAGCCTCCTGAAACATCCATTTTACCGGATGTGGTCAGAGGGTAAGCTAAGCATGGAGTCACTGCAAGGTTATGCAAGGGAATACTTTCACTTGGTCAAAAGAGTGCCTTTTATGGTTGAGCGTCTAGCAGCTCAAAACCATGATGAAAGCATCTTGGAGAATCTTATAGAGGAAAGAGAGCATATAGAGCCATGGATAAAATTTGCAGCTGCTTTGGGTGTAAAGAGAGAGGAGCTGGAGAATTATGAAGCATCACATAAAACTCAGGATTCTGTCGAAAGAATGGTGCATCTCATGGGAACATTTGAAAACGGCATCGCTGCGATGTATGCCTACGAGTCTGAAATACCAAAGATAAGCAGATCCAAGATAGATGGTTTAGCGAAATTCTATAACATCAGTGATGATACCGCAACTGAATACTTTAGGATACATGAGAGTGTTGATGTGAAACATGCTGCTGTATGGAGAAAGATGCTTGCAAAACTTCCTAAGGACAAGCATGAAGATGCCTTCAATAGTGCTGTATCGTCACTAGTTGCACAGAATGCAGTTCTTGATGCTGTCTACGAAAATTACGTAAAATGA